In Porites lutea chromosome 1, jaPorLute2.1, whole genome shotgun sequence, a single genomic region encodes these proteins:
- the LOC140940838 gene encoding neuronal acetylcholine receptor subunit alpha-7-like, with the protein MNQSDKVTVTLGVSLHQIIEVNEKNQFITVSLWVRQIWFDPFLTWNESEYAGIKQINIDAKSAWIPDIYLYNNADAQNDGALDRFKTKIVLSSNGRNMWLGPVLLTFSCKINVNFFPFDEQLCSMKFGSWTYDGYRVDVQMENDEGDIKKFISNGEWDLITMKVQRNEFIYVCCPEPYPDVTYTVQIRRRTMYYFMNLIIPCALITSLTLLSFFLPPDSGERITLVITNLLAMTVFMLIVAEIMPATSEVVPLISIYYTGIMFEVALSLIATCMVLKCYYNNPAVTEMPEWIRVIVLNWLAKIVRVKVPAGLINAMEKHVQEQEEVREEIEFERRNSIISQPTTRQRCFSSPGDFQSKPCTTSSPYCVRSRSRTVSSEPRESGFEREALSTTGLPKLFHKFESSLQSIDEEETNSWAPALSAPSNAAHSMEVITKEALLKQDILLNNVRRLVHVTRKKEKNDIKREEWKIVASIVDACFFWLFMGALLISTLVIFLQAPSY; encoded by the exons AACGAGAAGAACCAGTTTATAACAGTCAGTCTCTGGGTTCGTCAG ATTTGGTTCGATCCGTTTTTAACCTGGAACGAGTCAGAATACGCAGGAATAAAACAAATCAACATCGACGCTAAAAGTGCGTGGATACCTGATATTTATCTGTACAACAA TGCTGACGCACAGAATGATGGTGCACTGGACAGATTTAAAACCAAGATTGTTCTCAGTTCAAATGGAAGGAACATGTGGCTCGGACCAGTACTCCTCACTTTCTCATGCAAGATTAATGTCAACTTTTTCCCCTTTGATGAACAG TTGTGCTCCATGAAGTTTGGCTCTTGGACATATGATGGTTACAGAGTTGATGTACAAATGGAGAATGACGAAGGTGACATTAAAAAGTTTATCAGCAATGGCGAGTGGGATCTGATAACAATGAAAGTACAAAGAAATGAGTTTATTTACGTCTGTTGTCCTGAACCTTACCCGGATGTGACCTACACAGTCCAGATAAGGAGGCGCACAATGTATTACTTCATGAACTTGATAATTCCATGTGCGCTAATTACGT CCCTGACTCTGTTGTCGTTCTTTCTCCCTCCTGATTCTGGTGAACGCATTACACTGGTGATAACCAATTTGTTGGCTATGACTGTGTTCATGCTGATAGTGGCCGAAATCATGCCTGCCACTTCGGAGGTCGTCCCACTGATTAGTATTTACTACACTGGAATCATGTTCGAG GTCGCTCTTTCCTTGATTGCAACATGCATGGTGTTGAAATGCTACTACAATAACCCTGCTGTCACAGAAATGCCCGAATGGATAAGAGTTATCGTCTTAAATTGGCTCGCAAAAATTGTTCGCGTCAAAGTTCCAGCAGGACTCATAAACGCCATGGAAAAACACGttcaagaacaagaagaagtaCGAGAGGAAATTGAGTTCGAGAGACGAAACTCAATCATTTCCCAGCCCACTACGCGTCAAAGGTGTTTCAGTTCCCCTGGAGACTTCCAATCAAAGCCTTGCACCACAAGTTCACCATATTGTGTCAGAAGTCGCTCGAGGACGGTATCGTCAGAGCCAAGAGAATCTGGTTTTGAAAGGGAGGCCTTGTCGACAACTGGACTTCCTAAGCTATTTCACAAGTTTGAGAGCAGCTTGCAATCCATTGATGAAGAGGAAACAAATTCATGGGCACCGGCGTTGTCTGCACCCAGTAATGCTGCACATTCAATGGAGGTCATCACGAAAGAGGCACTGCTCAAACAAGACATACTATTAAATAATGTACGCAGGCTCGTGCATGttacgagaaaaaaagaaaagaatgacaTTAAGAGAGAGGAATGGAAAATCGTCGCCTCCATTGTCGATGCCTGTTTCTTCTGGCTTTTTATGGGAGCTCTTCTTATTTCCACTCTTGTCATTTTTCTACAGGCTCCAAGTTATTAA